One stretch of Cellulomonas wangsupingiae DNA includes these proteins:
- the galT gene encoding galactose-1-phosphate uridylyltransferase has translation MPSDVRARVRRTPTRLADGRELIYFDDSEPYVSGAATRRLDDPRPLPDRFAPVVDADGVVHPVIGPELRLDPLTGEWIPMAAHRMNRTFLPPADANPLAPATPGAAYQDGEIPDTDYDVVVFENRFPSLLAVPDLEDTDELVDGEVLWQRRPATGRCEVICFSSDPSASLATVSPRRMRTVVEAWTDRTRELSTLPGVEQVFCFENRGKEIGVTLHHPHGQIYAFPYVTPKTRTMLRQARAYHAGTGRVLLRDVLDAELRHGTRVVLESEHWVAYVPYAARWPVEVHLAPRRDVPDLPALTDAEKADLSMTYLTLLRRLDQFFVDGDGGAIPLPYISGWHQAPVREGRDVSRLHLQVFSVLRAPGKLKYLAGVESAMASWISDTTPERIARRLQELA, from the coding sequence ATCCCGTCCGACGTCCGCGCCCGCGTGCGGCGCACACCCACCCGCCTCGCCGACGGCCGCGAGCTCATCTACTTCGACGACTCCGAGCCGTACGTCTCGGGCGCCGCCACGCGCCGGCTCGACGACCCGCGCCCGCTGCCGGACCGGTTCGCGCCCGTGGTCGACGCCGACGGCGTCGTGCACCCGGTCATCGGCCCTGAGCTGCGTCTCGACCCGCTGACCGGGGAGTGGATCCCCATGGCCGCGCACCGCATGAACCGCACGTTCCTGCCGCCGGCCGACGCGAACCCGCTGGCCCCCGCCACGCCGGGCGCGGCCTACCAGGACGGCGAGATCCCCGACACCGACTACGACGTCGTGGTGTTCGAGAACCGCTTCCCCTCGCTCCTGGCGGTGCCGGACCTCGAGGACACGGACGAGCTGGTCGACGGCGAGGTGCTGTGGCAGCGCCGTCCGGCCACCGGGCGCTGCGAGGTCATCTGCTTCTCGTCCGACCCGAGCGCCTCGCTGGCGACGGTGAGCCCGCGGCGCATGCGCACGGTCGTCGAGGCGTGGACGGACCGCACGCGCGAGCTGTCGACCCTGCCCGGCGTCGAGCAGGTGTTCTGCTTCGAGAACCGCGGCAAGGAGATCGGCGTCACGCTGCACCACCCGCACGGGCAGATCTACGCCTTCCCGTACGTGACGCCGAAGACGCGGACGATGCTGCGCCAGGCCCGCGCGTACCACGCGGGGACGGGCCGCGTGCTGCTGCGCGACGTGCTCGACGCCGAGCTGCGCCACGGCACGCGCGTCGTGCTGGAGTCGGAGCACTGGGTCGCGTACGTGCCCTACGCCGCGCGCTGGCCGGTCGAGGTGCACCTGGCACCGCGCCGGGACGTGCCGGACCTGCCGGCGCTGACCGACGCCGAGAAGGCCGACCTGTCGATGACGTACCTGACGCTGCTGCGCCGCCTCGACCAGTTCTTCGTCGACGGCGACGGCGGCGCGATCCCGCTGCCCTACATCAGCGGCTGGCACCAGGCGCCGGTACGCGAGGGCCGGGACGTGTCGCGCCTGCACCTGCAGGTCTTCTCGGTGCTGCGCGCGCCGGGCAAGCTCAAGTACCTCGCGGGCGTGGAGTCCGCCATGGCCTCGTGGATCAGCGACACCACGCCCGAGCGCATCGCGCGCCGCCTGCAGGAGCTGGCGTGA
- the galK gene encoding galactokinase, whose translation MTSATWTHAWDRADGERRARDLFTGTFGAAPDGVWSAPGRVNLIGEHTDYNDGLALPIALPHRTYAAVARRTDGLVRLVSAQEPSGVREVPLAEAVPGAVRGWAAYVVGVAWALRAAGHDVGGFDVAIDSCVPFGAGLSSSAALEASVAVALDALHGLGLAGGVDDAGAATDDAGRGVLATLCVRAENEMAGAPTGGMDQAASLRARAGNALLLDCRDGSVRHVPFDLAAHGLALLVVDTRAEHSHVDGEYAQRRAACEAAARRLGVASLREVADDARGDGWALEALTADEDGVLLARRVRHVTSEIGRVTAFVEALDAGDVRAVAPLMDASHASLRDDYEVSCDELDVAVDAARAAGALGARMTGGGFGGSAIALVGVDEVEAVAEGVARAFAARGLRSPAFAVAVAGPPAG comes from the coding sequence ATGACGAGCGCCACCTGGACCCACGCCTGGGACCGCGCCGACGGTGAGCGGCGCGCCCGCGACCTGTTCACCGGGACGTTCGGCGCGGCGCCCGACGGCGTGTGGTCTGCGCCCGGACGGGTCAACCTCATCGGCGAGCACACCGACTACAACGACGGCCTCGCGCTGCCGATCGCGCTGCCGCACCGGACGTACGCGGCCGTCGCGCGGCGCACCGACGGCCTGGTCCGGCTCGTCTCGGCGCAGGAGCCGTCGGGCGTGCGCGAGGTCCCGCTCGCCGAGGCCGTGCCGGGTGCGGTGCGCGGCTGGGCGGCGTACGTCGTCGGGGTCGCGTGGGCGCTGCGGGCGGCCGGGCACGACGTGGGCGGGTTCGACGTCGCGATCGACTCGTGCGTGCCGTTCGGGGCCGGCCTGTCCTCGTCCGCGGCCCTCGAGGCGTCGGTGGCCGTCGCGCTCGACGCCCTGCACGGCCTCGGGCTCGCGGGGGGCGTCGACGACGCGGGCGCGGCGACCGACGACGCGGGCCGCGGCGTGCTCGCGACCCTGTGCGTGCGCGCCGAGAACGAGATGGCCGGTGCCCCCACGGGGGGCATGGACCAGGCCGCGTCGCTGCGGGCGCGCGCCGGGAACGCGCTGCTGCTGGACTGCCGCGACGGGTCGGTGCGCCACGTGCCCTTCGACCTCGCCGCCCACGGCCTGGCACTTCTGGTCGTCGACACCCGCGCCGAGCACTCGCACGTCGACGGCGAGTACGCGCAGCGGCGCGCCGCGTGCGAGGCGGCCGCGCGCCGTCTGGGCGTGGCCTCGCTGCGGGAGGTGGCCGACGACGCGCGCGGCGACGGCTGGGCGCTCGAGGCGCTCACCGCCGACGAGGACGGCGTGCTGCTCGCGCGCCGCGTCCGCCACGTGACCTCGGAGATCGGCCGGGTCACCGCGTTCGTCGAGGCGCTCGACGCGGGGGACGTCCGTGCGGTCGCGCCGCTCATGGACGCCTCGCACGCGTCGCTGCGGGACGACTACGAGGTGTCGTGCGACGAGCTCGACGTGGCCGTCGACGCGGCGCGGGCCGCCGGGGCGCTCGGCGCGCGCATGACGGGCGGGGGCTTCGGCGGGTCGGCGATCGCGCTGGTCGGCGTCGACGAGGTCGAGGCCGTCGCCGAGGGCGTCGCGCGCGCGTTCGCCGCGCGGGGCCTGCGCTCCCCCGCGTTCGCCGTGGCCGTGGCGGGTCCGCCGGCGGGCTGA